Genomic segment of bacterium:
CAACGCCCAGAACTGCGTCGAAGTCTGCCCGAAGGAGCTGCCGCTTGTCGAATCCATTTCGACTATGCAGCGCAAGGCGATTGTCCACGGCGTAAAAAGGTTCCTCACGAGCGGAAGGAAATCCGCCGCGGGCGCCGGCCCGGCGGGGTAGATGATTTAATCAAGCCCCACTTCATCAAATGTAAACGAAACTTTATACTCGTAAAGCTCAATATTTTGCGCTTCCGATGCTGCGTAGCGCAGGTTTTGGTCAATCAAATCGGCAACGATTATACCCGAAACGGCCTTATCACCAGCAAGGTTCCGCCGAATCCATCCCATGTATCTTTGCAGTTGACCAAGCGCACAATCGCGACCGCGGCTTAATTTGAGTTCAAATACAACATAATTGCCTCCTGAATCAACTGCCAATATATCTATGCGACCGGCGGGCGTTTGATATTCAAGACCATTACGTCCCATGGAATCTTGATAAAGCTCCAGCCTTCTTCCCTTGAAATTGGTGTTCCGAATAGATGCTGCCAGAAAATCGCGCAGTTGCGATTCTCTTTGAAATTCGCCAAGCATTTCATTAAAGTCAGTCGATTGCTGTTCATTTCCCTCAAGCGCAACCCCTTGTCCAAAAT
This window contains:
- a CDS encoding DUF91 domain-containing protein, with the translated sequence MPRFDIPTWQMILNAVHELGGCSTPARIIEEVLKHYPEANVGTIRSQIRYCTVNANSRVDSPQNQSARDHRKPIDVLYQNKNGEYELYTPTRHGLWGINRDSDGVFSVYLVRKPEECTGEMDSLNDFGQGVALEGNEQQSTDFNEMLGEFQRESQLRDFLAASIRNTNFKGRRLELYQDSMGRNGLEYQTPAGRIDILAVDSGGNYVVFELKLSRGRDCALGQLQRYMGWIRRNLAGDKAVSGIIVADLIDQNLRYAASEAQNIELYEYKVSFTFDEVGLD